The following coding sequences are from one Virgibacillus necropolis window:
- a CDS encoding ABC transporter ATP-binding protein has product MLELVDISKKFKQFYAVKNLNMFIEKGEIIGLLGPNGAGKSTAISMLTSLIEPTTGDVRFNNSSVIKSPGPLRKVIGMVPQEIAIYPDLTAKENLQFFGRIYRLSGSDLKRKIDEVLDLVGLTDRRNDVAKKFSGGMKRRLNIGVALLHNPELLIMDEPTVGIDPQSRNYILETVKRLNAEKQMTILYTSHYMEEVEFLCDRIYIMDKGNLIASGTKEEIKRILSAEKTIVVKADRLNEMFIEALHDEPMINRVTTKEKEVTVIVPTEVNIFSKILKLAEEAEVKLQSVDIQTATLEDVFLHLTGRALRD; this is encoded by the coding sequence ATGCTTGAGTTAGTTGATATTTCCAAGAAGTTTAAACAGTTTTATGCAGTAAAAAACTTAAATATGTTTATTGAAAAAGGAGAAATAATCGGGTTGCTTGGTCCAAATGGTGCTGGTAAATCAACAGCAATTTCGATGCTTACATCTTTGATTGAACCGACAACAGGCGATGTCCGGTTTAATAATAGCAGCGTGATTAAGAGTCCTGGACCGCTCAGGAAAGTTATTGGAATGGTGCCGCAAGAAATAGCTATCTACCCAGATTTAACAGCAAAAGAGAATCTACAATTTTTTGGTAGAATATATCGGCTGTCAGGATCTGACTTGAAACGAAAAATAGATGAGGTATTGGATCTAGTTGGCTTGACTGACCGTCGAAATGATGTTGCTAAAAAGTTTTCAGGTGGGATGAAACGCCGTTTGAATATTGGTGTTGCATTATTACACAATCCAGAGTTACTCATTATGGATGAACCAACTGTAGGAATCGACCCACAATCACGAAACTACATTTTAGAAACAGTAAAACGTCTCAACGCGGAAAAACAGATGACCATTTTGTACACTAGTCACTATATGGAAGAGGTGGAGTTTCTTTGTGACCGTATTTACATTATGGATAAAGGGAATTTGATTGCTTCTGGCACAAAAGAAGAAATAAAACGAATTCTTTCCGCTGAAAAAACGATTGTCGTAAAAGCAGATCGTTTAAATGAAATGTTTATAGAAGCGCTTCATGACGAACCAATGATTAATCGCGTAACAACAAAGGAAAAAGAGGTCACTGTCATTGTTCCTACTGAAGTAAACATTTTCAGTAAGATCCTCAAGCTTGCAGAAGAAGCGGAAGTAAAATTACAATCGGTTGATATCCAAACAGCCACCCTAGAAGATGTATTTCTTCATCTTACTGGGAGAGCACTTCGGGATTAA
- a CDS encoding pentapeptide repeat-containing protein, producing the protein MASKIKIEQPKIPQGLFQANFQDMDENYLNMCIISNCSITEEDIDKICFEQVVFKNVIFIDVTFRNIELIDVTFEKCDLSNTDFSNASIHRVEFKDSKILGLNLPEATLRNVLFDNCHANLSSFGYANLK; encoded by the coding sequence ATGGCGAGTAAGATTAAAATCGAACAACCAAAAATCCCACAAGGTTTATTCCAAGCAAACTTTCAGGACATGGATGAAAACTATCTTAACATGTGTATAATAAGCAACTGCTCCATTACAGAAGAGGATATTGATAAAATATGTTTTGAACAAGTCGTTTTTAAAAATGTGATATTCATAGATGTGACATTCCGAAATATTGAGCTGATTGATGTTACTTTTGAAAAATGTGATTTATCAAACACCGATTTCAGTAACGCCAGTATTCACAGAGTGGAATTTAAAGATTCAAAAATATTGGGTCTTAATCTTCCGGAGGCGACACTCCGCAACGTTTTGTTTGATAATTGTCACGCAAATCTAAGCTCATTTGGATATGCAAATTTAAAGTAA
- a CDS encoding response regulator transcription factor, whose protein sequence is MWQVLLVEDQAIVRQGLKVILEQDENITVTHEANNGQEALGILEKHMIDFIMMDVRMPVMNGIEATRKIKKQWPYIKILILTTFNDDEYALQALKEGANGFLLKTSESTKLLEAVHSCMKGGLTIHAEVAAKVMPRLLQQTKSKAIDCKLTTRELAITKLIGEGMTNKEIAEELYLSIGTVKNHLTQILQKTALRDRTQLAIYAVKHDISLNT, encoded by the coding sequence ATGTGGCAGGTATTATTAGTAGAAGATCAGGCAATTGTTAGGCAGGGGTTAAAGGTTATTTTGGAACAAGATGAGAATATTACAGTAACCCATGAGGCAAACAATGGACAGGAGGCATTGGGTATCCTCGAAAAACATATGATTGATTTTATCATGATGGATGTACGAATGCCTGTCATGAATGGAATTGAAGCTACCAGGAAAATTAAGAAACAATGGCCATATATTAAGATTCTTATTTTGACGACGTTTAATGATGATGAGTATGCATTACAGGCGTTAAAAGAGGGGGCGAATGGCTTTTTATTAAAAACATCTGAATCTACCAAGTTATTAGAAGCGGTACATAGCTGCATGAAGGGTGGTTTAACTATTCATGCAGAGGTAGCAGCAAAAGTAATGCCACGACTTTTACAGCAGACAAAGTCCAAAGCCATTGATTGTAAGCTCACCACTCGGGAACTCGCCATTACCAAATTAATTGGCGAAGGTATGACAAATAAAGAAATTGCGGAAGAATTATATCTTTCCATTGGTACGGTAAAAAATCATCTCACACAGATTTTACAAAAAACTGCTCTGCGTGATCGTACCCAGTTAGCAATCTATGCTGTTAAACATGATATATCATTGAACACATAG
- a CDS encoding SIMPL domain-containing protein: MYYPKMNQYRQDFSRVMTVTGNARLLFEPDKVSIQLEIMTENKQVSQAQQENARKMNQVIQSLLQLGILRGNIQTTGYNINPIYDYIDGKQQFKGYRVSNTITVQITSIDQAGEIIDVAVQNGVNQVSNIQFSIEDKQIAYQQALSAALKNAIAEAQIIAETLNVNFDPIPIKIVEETSETPPSFKTFATMESNVTTPIEPGQIVVSASVKTQFQY; this comes from the coding sequence GTTATGACTGTAACAGGGAATGCAAGACTTTTATTTGAGCCAGATAAAGTCAGTATCCAACTAGAAATCATGACAGAAAACAAGCAAGTTAGTCAAGCGCAACAAGAAAATGCACGTAAAATGAACCAGGTTATTCAATCACTTTTACAGCTTGGGATTCTCAGGGGAAATATCCAAACGACTGGTTATAACATAAATCCTATATACGATTATATTGATGGAAAACAACAATTTAAGGGATATCGAGTTTCTAACACAATCACAGTGCAGATTACTAGTATTGACCAAGCAGGGGAAATTATAGATGTTGCTGTTCAAAACGGTGTGAATCAGGTCTCAAACATCCAGTTTTCCATTGAAGATAAACAAATCGCATACCAACAGGCGCTTAGTGCTGCACTAAAGAATGCGATTGCCGAAGCGCAAATAATAGCGGAAACATTAAATGTGAATTTTGATCCAATACCTATTAAAATTGTTGAAGAAACAAGCGAAACTCCACCATCTTTTAAAACCTTCGCTACCATGGAAAGTAATGTAACTACCCCAATAGAACCGGGTCAAATTGTTGTTAGTGCATCTGTTAAAACACAATTTCAGTATTGA